The segment CCACAGACCTTTGCTGAGATGGCATCAATAAGTCAAAGAAACCAAGCTAAACAGAATTTGATCTATACACAATATGAAAACTTCTTAACAGGATGGAACACCTATAACAAAATTTAAGTCCCTTCATCTTTCAGCaatgaaataagtgaaattaaCATAAGAATATTTTGGAAGGGTTGAGGGTCACAGTCAGAATCAAACAGAAAACTTTCAAACCTAGAAAGCAAAACGGGAACTTTCATAGCTCCTTGATCTACCATATCTAAATAGAAATAGTATAATGACTATCCAATAGGTGATTAGTTTCAAAACTAATACAAGCAATGTATCATGAAAAGCCTCTACATAACaagctgtttttcttctctgttctgcCCCTTTGTCATATGCTTGAGCTTAATGAAGACTATCCTCTGCAGCTGCTCCTGAGGGCACAGAAGAAAGCAATGGAGTAACAAAGGAAGCCTGAGGAGCCCCTGGCCCCTGAGGACCTTCTCTCTGGCCGGTCATAGCAACTTATGTTTTAATGCAGGAGATTTCAAGACTGGTTTGAGAAAAAGAATCTTATCTTGGGGATTAGGTTCCCTGTCAAAGGCCATCAGATGGACAGCTATTTACCAGGCAATTAGCCTAAAGCTCTTAggtaatgataaaaaaaaaaaaaaaagaaagaaagaaaaagaaaacaaaacaaaaaaaaacccttacatTTTCCTATTGGAaccttttattctgttttgttgatgCTTAAGGAAAACAGCTTTGCCCGTAACTCACTGTGGCCTGGAGTTATGACACGAACTTGTATTTGGCCAATTAAGAAAGAGGCCAAACTGCATTCTTCTTAGAAGGTCTATTCAGTTGATAAATGGCACTTAACTGAtggttttttttcatataaattttaacaaGAACTCATAAGTTGCATTGATTATGCCCCAAGAGATGAGGGACCGATGGTAATTCAGATGGGCACCTCTGAAAAGATTTATCAGTTTTCTGTCCCGTTCCAGCCAGATTTTTTGGAAAACCTTGGGGAAAGACTGAAATTCCCCACCAATCTGAGACTGTAGGCGAGTTTTTACAACATTAATTGGAAAACACAAGAATCCCAACATGGCACCCAATAGACCTCCACCGATAAAATCATTGACCAAATGAGCACTGTGAGTCGTTGCGGTAGGCAGATGCTCCTTAATGGGACCTCGAAGGCCGAAAAACAAGACATTGCTGAGTCCATTCCGGAAAAGAATGGGCACCAAGCCTCGATAATACTCTCCAATTCCATGACATTTCAGTGCCTTGAAAGCCTGATAAGTGTTGGTAAATTTGTCATGATGCTTGTGGTTTTGAAGCAATGTCTGAACTCTTTCCAGTGGAGTGAAAATTGCTTCTGCTGTCCCTGCAAGCACTGCCGCCACGCCATGGGTTGCAAACTCTGGAGCACGGACATGCTTCCGGAGAAGGCAGGATAAATCCTCATACAGACCAAACATAAGTGCAAGCGTAGTTGTCTTCTGCAtcaatgggggaaggattccaCGATACAAATTTCGAAATCCATCCCTTCTCAACTGAAGTACTGCATCCCGGGTTTTGATGCCATACAGCTGTTGCCGAAAGAGGACCTTCTGAATGGGATAT is part of the Homo sapiens chromosome 18, GRCh38.p14 Primary Assembly genome and harbors:
- the SLC25A52 gene encoding mitochondrial nicotinamide adenine dinucleotide transporter SLC25A52, with the translated sequence MIDSEAHEKRPPILTSSKQDISPHITNVGEMKHYLCGCCAAFNNVAITYPIQKVLFRQQLYGIKTRDAVLQLRRDGFRNLYRGILPPLMQKTTTLALMFGLYEDLSCLLRKHVRAPEFATHGVAAVLAGTAEAIFTPLERVQTLLQNHKHHDKFTNTYQAFKALKCHGIGEYYRGLVPILFRNGLSNVLFFGLRGPIKEHLPTATTHSAHLVNDFIGGGLLGAMLGFLCFPINVVKTRLQSQIGGEFQSFPKVFQKIWLERDRKLINLFRGAHLNYHRSLISWGIINATYEFLLKFI